A single genomic interval of Streptomyces graminofaciens harbors:
- the tsaE gene encoding tRNA (adenosine(37)-N6)-threonylcarbamoyltransferase complex ATPase subunit type 1 TsaE, which translates to MEAPAAPHNPGEQPMSVSSSASSSASSSVEITVNSPDQMRELGRRLAKLLRAGDLVMLNGELGAGKTTLTRGLGEGLDVRGAVTSPTFVIARVHPALGDGPPLVHVDAYRLGGGLDEMEDLDLDVSLPDSVVVVEWGEGKVEELTDDRLHVVIHRAVGDTTDEVRHVTVTGLGERWAPPVELGVLSA; encoded by the coding sequence ATGGAAGCGCCAGCAGCACCGCACAACCCGGGTGAGCAGCCCATGTCCGTGTCGTCGTCCGCCTCGTCGTCCGCCTCGTCGTCCGTCGAGATCACCGTCAACTCCCCCGACCAGATGCGCGAGCTGGGCCGCCGCCTGGCCAAGCTGCTGCGCGCGGGGGATCTCGTGATGCTGAACGGGGAGCTGGGCGCCGGGAAGACGACGCTCACGCGCGGACTCGGCGAGGGGCTGGATGTGCGGGGGGCGGTCACGTCTCCGACGTTCGTGATCGCCCGGGTGCATCCGGCGCTGGGGGACGGGCCGCCGCTGGTGCACGTCGACGCGTATCGCCTGGGCGGCGGGCTGGACGAGATGGAGGACCTCGATCTGGATGTCTCGCTGCCGGACTCCGTCGTCGTCGTGGAGTGGGGCGAGGGCAAGGTCGAGGAGCTGACCGACGACCGGCTGCATGTCGTCATCCACCGGGCGGTCGGGGACACGACCGACGAGGTGCGGCATGTGACGGTGACCGGGCTGGGGGAGCGGTGGGCTCCGCCGGTGGAGCTGGGTGTTCTCTCGGCCTGA
- a CDS encoding alpha/beta fold hydrolase, translating into MSESSAEAVEAVASAASTAVSAAGNAGNWRKAGVVGAAIGVVAAGAAAGVAIERLTVGRGMRQKARLALDSTGPYGALRGTPGKAYADDGTELYYEVDDIDPEVALSPRRRRLFGRKAPAPVTVVFSHGYCLNQDSWHFQRAALRGVVRTVHWDQRSHGRSAHGVGQLQEGEPVSIDQLGRDLKAVLDAAVPEGPIVLVGHSMGGMTVMALAAHYPELIQERVVAVALVGTSSGRLGEVNFGLPVAGVNVVRRVLPGVLKALGQQAALVERGRRATADLFAGIIKRYSFASRDVDPAVARFAERMIEGTPIDVVAEFYPAFTEHDKTEALAAFAELPVLVLAGVKDLVTPSEHSEAIADLLPDAELVLVPDAGHLVILEHPEVVTDRLADLLTRAGAVPAGATVSGYGSASSTAQPG; encoded by the coding sequence GGCCGTCTCCGCCGCCGGGAACGCCGGCAACTGGCGCAAGGCCGGCGTCGTGGGCGCCGCGATAGGTGTGGTCGCCGCGGGTGCCGCCGCCGGGGTCGCCATAGAGCGGCTCACGGTGGGGCGCGGCATGCGCCAGAAGGCCCGGCTGGCCCTCGACTCCACGGGCCCGTACGGCGCGCTGCGCGGCACCCCCGGCAAGGCGTACGCCGACGACGGCACCGAGCTGTACTACGAGGTCGACGACATCGACCCCGAGGTCGCCCTGTCCCCCCGCAGGCGCCGGCTCTTCGGCCGCAAGGCACCGGCGCCGGTCACCGTCGTCTTCAGCCACGGCTACTGCCTCAACCAGGACTCCTGGCACTTCCAGCGGGCCGCGCTGCGCGGGGTCGTGCGGACCGTGCACTGGGACCAGCGCAGCCACGGCCGCTCGGCGCACGGCGTGGGCCAGCTCCAGGAGGGCGAGCCGGTCTCCATCGACCAGCTCGGCCGCGACCTCAAGGCGGTGCTCGACGCGGCCGTGCCCGAGGGGCCGATCGTGCTCGTCGGGCACTCCATGGGCGGGATGACCGTCATGGCCCTGGCCGCCCACTACCCCGAGCTGATCCAGGAGCGGGTGGTCGCCGTCGCCCTGGTCGGTACGTCGTCGGGGCGGCTCGGCGAGGTCAACTTCGGGCTGCCCGTCGCGGGCGTCAACGTCGTACGGCGGGTACTGCCCGGGGTGCTCAAGGCGCTCGGGCAGCAGGCCGCGCTGGTGGAGCGGGGGCGGCGGGCCACCGCCGATCTCTTCGCCGGGATCATCAAGCGGTACTCGTTCGCGTCCCGGGACGTCGACCCGGCGGTCGCGCGGTTCGCCGAGCGGATGATCGAGGGCACGCCGATCGACGTGGTCGCCGAGTTCTACCCGGCGTTCACCGAGCACGACAAGACGGAGGCGCTCGCCGCCTTCGCCGAGCTGCCGGTGCTCGTCCTCGCCGGGGTCAAGGACCTCGTCACCCCGAGCGAGCACAGCGAGGCGATCGCCGATCTGCTGCCGGACGCGGAGCTGGTGCTCGTTCCGGACGCCGGGCATCTCGTCATCCTGGAGCACCCCGAGGTCGTCACCGACCGCCTCGCCGACCTGCTCACCCGCGCGGGTGCCGTGCCCGCAGGGGCTACGGTTAGTGGCTATGGAAGCGCCAGCAGCACCGCACAACCCGGGTGA